A region of the Dethiosulfovibrio russensis genome:
CCTTCGGGATAGCCACCAATCTGGTGAGAGACCTGATCATACCCGGAGTCGGTTCGTCCGCGGCAAACAGGGAACTCTCCCTTAGCCGATGGGCGGTGGCCCTGGTGGTATGTGTGGCAGCCGCCACCGGGTGTATGGTTGAGGGCAGCCTGATCCTTCAGTGGAGCTATCTGAGCATGGGCCTGAGAGGGGCCGGAACCTTCGTACCCCTCATGATAGCCATGATATGGCCCGACAGGCTGTCACCACGATGGGCCCTGGCGGCCAACGGCGGAGGGCTGGCGACAATGATAGCCTCTGGGGTCATGCATACCTCCGTGCCTCCCATGGCAAGCGGTCTGGCGGTCAGCGCCGCGGTAGCTCTGTTCGGGATGACGAGGAAAAGGACATGACGGTTTTCTGGAGGTGCTTTCTAGCCGCCTATTTCATACAGGCCATGCTCGCGGCCGGGTTCCTCTTCCCCGTCGTGCTGAGCGCCGAGGGCTATTCGATGACCGCCATAGGATGGGCAATGGCCCTCTTGAACCTGACGGCAATTGCGTCCCGCCCTCTCGGAGGCTGGGCCACGGAGAAAAAGGGGTTCAAGGGGTGTCTGATGCTCTCCGGAGCCCTGTCTCTTATCGCGACAGCCGCTTTATGGCTCATACCGGGACTTCCGGGGGCCCTTACCTTTCGGATCGTCCTCGGCACCGTGGGAGGCATAGCGATGGTGGCGGTCTCCACACTACAGGGCCTGGTGATACCGGAAAAACAGAGGGGCAGGCTTTTCGCCATAATGGGAATAGCCTACGTCATCCCTCAGCTAACGGTTATTCCCGCCGGAGAGTGGCTCCTCGACGGAGGACGGACATGGCTCTACCTCATGCTCCCCATGCTGCTGACCCTCTCCGCCTCGGCGGTAAGCAGAGGACTTCCAGCACCGGAGGATCTGAGAGACGAGCTGGACCGATCCGAGCCCTGGGGAAGCTGGAGAGATTGCCTGAGCACTCCGGGGACCTTGGCGATGATAATAACCTTGACGTCTTTTTCCATGATGAACTCTACGACACTTCAGTATCTTCCTCTGGCGATCAGGGGAAAGGGACTTTCGGCGAGTTTGTTCTTCACCGTAAACGCCGGGACCTGCGTGATTCTACGCTCCTTCGGCACCTCTATCGCCGACAGGGTTCCCCGTCCCGTTCTGGGAACGGTCTGCATAACGATTATGGCCAGCGCTCTGACCGCAGCTTTAAGGGCGTCCTCCCAGACCGGGCTGGCCCTGTGCGCCGTGGCATACGGAATAGGCATGGGATACGGATTTCCCGTGATGATAGCCCTAATTCCCGACGTATACCCTCCCAGGCTCATGCCTAAGGGATCCTCCATGGGCATGCTCGCCATGGACCTGGGCTTCGCCCTCTCCCCTCTGGCCATAGGGGTCATATCGGCATCCTTCGGTCTGGAAAGGGCTATGCTGTCCATGGCCTGGGCCCAATACGCCATAGCCCCTGCCGGGCTGCTTATGTGGAGGGGAGCTCTCGGCAAGAAGGCTATAGATTTGTGAAAACACATTCCATTTAGCTTTTTTAGTAAACGAGGGTTTTCTGTATCCATTCTTTGTGATATATTGCATGGGATCCACAACATAAATCCATACGGAGGTGGTCTCATGCATCTTACTCGCGGAGAGCGTAAAGTAATCTGGTGTTTCGCGCTCATATTATTGGGGTATATTCCCCCAGTCCTGTCGTTGGTCAACAGGGTGGAGCCGGTAATCCTAGGCTTACCGTTTCTTCTGTTTTACTCTTTGGTTATGGTGCTTTTCACCTCGGGCCTGATGGGCTACGCTTACAAGGTCAGGGCCAGAGAGGACGGTGAAGAAGAATGACCGTAGCGGTGTCCATAATTTTCGGTTGGCTCATCATAACGACCATCGTCGGGGTGATAGCCGGCAGAAACCAGGCATTCAGCATGGAGAACTACTTTGTGGGAGGCCGTTCCTTCGGGACTTTCCTCTTCTACACTACAGCAGCCGCCGAGATCTATAGCGCCTTCGCATTTTTAGGCCTGGCCGGATGGTCTTATTCCAAGGGAATGAGCATAGTCTACGCCATGATCTACAGCTCGATAGCCTACGGACTTTATTTCTTCATAGGACCCAGGATCAACCGCCTCGGGTCAAGACTCCACTACGTCAGCCAGCCGGACTACATAGAGGACCGTTACGAGAGCCGCTGGCTAGGCGTTTTCGTCGCCGTCATAGGAGTTATATTCACCATCCCCTACCTCCAGTTGCAGATCATGGGAGCGGGCATGATAGTACAGCTGGCATCGGGCGGAGCCATTTCCTGGAAGATCGCGGTTGTTATAAGCTTCATCGCGGCGGTCATCTTCGTCTACGTCTCGGGGCTCAGGGGCATAGGCTGGACCAACTTCCTACAGGCCATAATAATGCTCTTCGGAATGGTCGGCATAGGCTTCGTTTTCCCCCACCGTTTCTTCGGCGGAACAGCCAAGGTCTGGGAGATCTTACAGGAGATAAAGCCGACCCATCTGAGCCTTCCGGATAGCTCCGGGCTCGGTATCTTCTGGGTTTTCTCCGTCGCCTTCATCTGCGGTCTCGGTTTCTGGATGTGGCCCCACATATTCACCGCGACCTATGCGGCCAAGAGCGAGAAGGTCGTTCGGAAAAACGCCGTAATACTTCCGCTGTATTCTCTGACCATGATCCCCATAATAGTGGTCGGGTTCACCTGCGCAGCCAAGGCTGGCATAGACCCGGCTTTCGCAGAGACGATAACAAAACCGGATCACGCCATGCTTATCGCCCTGGTCAAGAACTTCCCGCCGGTACTGGCCGGTTTCATAGGTGCAGGAGGGCTGGCTGCGTCTATCTCCACGTCGTCGGGTCTTATTCTCACTGCCTCGAACCTGCTGGCCCGTAACGTCATTCAGAAGGGATTCGCCCCGGACATGCCGGACATGAAGGTCGCCAAGCTGGGCCGGGCCTTTGTCCCGGTGCTTACAATACTGGCGGTCCTTCTGGCCATATTCGCACCGTCCATGCTGGTCTCCCTGTTGCTGGTGGGATATTCCGGAGTGACTCAGTTCTTCCCCGCGGTAGTACTAGGCCTGTTCGCCAAGTGGCAGACCAAGACCGGCATAGTTCTTGGGCTTCTTGCGGGACTTGCTACGGTCATAGCCATAAAGTTCATGGGAGTGCCCTCCCCTATGGGGCTTCACGAGGGATTCGTCGGACTAATAGTGAACTTCATCGTTGTTATAGCCGTAAGCACAGTAACCCCCAAACTGTCCACGAAGACCCTGGAAAGGTTCGAAAGCACCCTGAGCTGATCCAATGGTCCGAATTGGGACGATACCAAAGGGCTGGGATCTCCATCCCGGCCCTTTTTTGAAGGAGGAGTAAAAATGCTCGACAACATAAAGAAAAAAGCCAAAGAGATCAAAGGCGACATCGCCGCCTGGAGGCATCACTTTCACAGTCACCCGGAGCTCTCCTATCAGGAGACCGAGACCGCGGCAAGAATAGCCTCCATTCTTAGGGATATGGGCTACGACGACGTAAAGGTCGGCTGTAAGGGCAGAGATATCTGCGTGGTCGCCGACCTCGACACGGGAAGACCGGGAAGGTGCATAGCCCTCAGGGCCGACATCGACGCACTGGCGGTTCAGGAAGAAAGGGACGTCCCCTACCGTTCGAAAAACGACGGAGTGATGCACGCCTGCGGACACGACGCCCACGCCTCGATGCTTCTGGGGGCGGCGAAGATATTGAAAGACATCGAGCCGGAGCTGAAAGGCAAGGTACGGCTTATCTTCCAGCACGCCGAGGAACGGGGCGGAGGCGCTAGGGAGCTGGTGGAGGAAGGAGTTCTGGACGGCGTGGACGCCGTTTTCGGCCAGCATATATGGTCCCCCGTTCCAAGCGGATCCATAAGCTACTGTTACGGTCCCACCATGGCCTCGGCCGATCAGTTCGAGCTCAGAATTCAGGGCAAGGGAGGGCACGGATCGATGCCTCACCTATCGATAGACCCGGTGGTGGCGGCCTGTTCGGTAGTGTCAGCCTGGCAGACCATAGTGAGCAGAGAGGTGGACCCTCTGGACGCGGCGGTTATCTCCGTAGGCGAGATAAAAAGCGGCAGCGTTTTCAACGCCATTCCCGACTCGGCCACGATAAAGGGAACCACCCGCACCTTCGACCCTGCCGTGAGGGAGTTGCTGGCAAAGAGGATGGAGGAGACAGCTGTGGCCATATGCTCCGGCCTGAGGTGCCAAGCCGAGTTCGAATATAAATTCATGCTTCCCCCGACGATAACGGACCCGGAATTCACCCGTTTCGCCGTCGAGGTGGCAAAGAAGGTTCTGGGAGAGGACAAGGTCGTAGAGGCCAGGCCCACCATGGGAGCCGAGGACTTCAGCTACTACCTTCAGGAACGGCCGGGAACCTTCATGTTCCTGGGAACCGGAAACGAGGATAAGGACATGACCTATCCTCAACATCATCCGAAATACTGCGTCGACGACGATGTCCTGGACCTGGGAGCGGCCATGTCGGCATCCATAGCCTGGTCCTATCTGAAAGAAGGAGAATAGAAAACTCGGAGGGGAGCCGGCTTGAGAACCGGTTCCCCTCCGAGTTTTCGGATAGAGACGGCCTATCGCCTGAACTTGAACAGCATCAGAGGCAGGACCAACATAGCAGCAGCAGGGGCGAAACCGACGGCACATCCTCCGCCTATTCCTTCATCGAAGAAGGAAGATGTGACCGACACCGTCGCGCTGTCCGATACGGAGCTGCCGTCGTTGCTTTTGGCGTAGATAGTTGCTGTACCGGCCTTTACGGCGGTAACCACTCCTTTTCCGGAAACAGTGGCCACGTTCGGGTCGTTTGACGACCAGGCAACCATGCTGTTTGTGGCGTTTGAAGGCCCTACGGTTACGGACAGAGTGACCGACCCGCCCTCTTTGAGACTCAGGGACTTCTGAGCGCTAGGGATGACGACGGATGCGACGGGAACGACTGCCTTGGCTCCCCTCAGGACGTCGAGAAGGTTGAGGTTACCTCCGGTAGAGACCTTGCCGGATACCTTCGAATTGGCCGTCACGTTGGCCAGTATCCGTGATTTTATCTCCCCGGCGGAAAGGCCCGGGGCGTGGGCGGCTAAAAGGGCAGCGGCGCCCGCCACGTGAGGGGTCGCCATGGAGGTTCCTCCGTAGACATCGTAGCTGTTTCCGGGAACGGTGCTCCAGATCTTCACCCCGGGAGCGGCCAGATGGACGAAGTTCGGGCTGTAGTTGGAAAAGTCGGCCTTGACGTCGTCGCTCGCTATGGCAGCGACGGTGATCATGTTATCGAACTGGAAGCAGGCCGGATAGGGCCTCTGTCCCCTCAGGTCGATCCAGTCACCGTCTCTATTCTCGAAACCGTTGGGAGAATCTATGTCCTGATATTCGTTGCCCGCCGCCACCACCAGGACTATACCGGCATCGGAGACGGCCTTATACGACAGAGCATAGGCGTTTGAATCGGGGTTATATATAGGGAACCCCCAACCGCCCAGGGACATGTTGGCGACCTTTATGTTCAACCCTCTGTTTTTCTGAGCCACGACGTAGTCGAGCCCCGCCAGTATCTGATCGCCGGTCCCCTCTCCACCTTCGTTGAGGACCCTGACGGGCAGGAGGGTGACCGCCCAGTTTACCCCTACCACGCCTATATCGTTGCTTCCCACCGCCCCGATCGTGCCTGCCACATGAGATCCATGTCCGTTGCCGTCCATGGGGAAATAATCGCCATCGATCGCATCGTAGCCCCATCTACCATCCAGGTCTTTGCCGATGTTTTCCGCAAGATCCACGTGGTTGTAGTCCACCCCGGTGTCTATCACCGCCACCACGACGCTTTTATCGCCGGAGCAGATATCCCAGGCCTCAGGAGCTTTTATATGGTCCATCCCCCAAAGATCACCGCTCGTATAGTAAGGGTCCGATGGAATAGCGGACGCTCTCACTATATAGTTTGGAGAGGCATCCAACACTTCAGGCAGCTCTCTAAGCTTGGCCAGAAGTTCCTCGGTGGTCTTTCCCGCCGCCTTTACGTGAATCACGTTCTTCCCCGCCTCCGCGGCTATTGAGGAGAAAACCTTTGCCGACTCGGCGCCGACGGCGGATTTCAACGACTCGGCCTGAGAGAAAAGCTTGGTTTTGAAGGCGGACGAATGGGATGCGGAGGTTCCGACAGTCCCCTTCAACACCACCAGGGCCTCTCCCTCGACGTAGTTTCTCCCCGAAAGGGAGGCACAGGCAAGAGAGGAAATGCCGATAGAAAGAGAGATGGCTAAGAACAGATAAAAAAGCGTTTTTTTAAACAAAACGAACACCGACCTTTCTAATCAGATACCTTTTTTGGACGTCCCCACGGGAGTCGATATCATTTTCTGAACCTCGTTAGGAGAGACCGCCTCTATAAACGGATCGGATCTCATATCCTCCAGGAGCTCTGTCTCGAACTTTCCGTCAATGGCAGCCCTGTCGCTTATCACGAAGAACATTCCCTTTCCGCTGGAGCGGGAGATGGCACTGAAGCTGTTTTTCACCTCCACCCCGTATCTCACGGACAGATACTCGGCCTGAAAATCCAACATTACCGAAACCGCCACGTCCCTATCGCTTCCGTCGAAGTCCATGACGGCCTCTCTGGCCTTGAAGAGAACCATGTACTCCCCCGGGACCACCTCGGAAGCGAAAGCAGAACCGATACCCAGACAGATAAGACACAGCGCACAGGCTAAAATTCTCAAAACCACCCCTCCTCTAGAACCGTTTTTCAGATACTGTAACTAATATTGCCACCCGTTCCGGCGCTCTATCGACCTCCCATGAACGGGAGTAATCCAGGAGAATCACCGATCTCCCCTCTTCCAAGGCCCGGAACAGCCAGATCTCATGGCCGGGGGCTCCCGTCATGGGACGGCCGCAGACATCCCTGACCACCCCGGACAAGCTTACGTGAGAACGAGCCCATAGAGACTGCGGGAAGGCCAGGAAAAGACAGCCCAGGAACAGAACCACGAAGGCAAAAAGCCACTCCGATCTGAATCTCAATATACCTCCTCCTTTCAGCGTACAGCTTTACACCATAATACATCAAAACTTATCTGAAAAGAGTACTGCCGGACGATAAAAGCAAAAGCCCGTCGATCATGCTGATCGACGGGCTTTTGCTTTTCACCGGTGTGAAGCTACCGGCATAAAAATCCTATCTCACCTCAAAAACGACAGTAAAGGAAGGCCCAGTAGAAACCATGCGGGAGCATATCCCACGGAACAGCCTCCGCCGGAAGATCCACCGGAGGCTCCACCTTCGTTAACCGACGTCACCACATCCTGGATATCCCCCACAGTAGGGGACGAAAGTCCATCTATACGGCTCTTGTATTCGTTCCACTTCGAGGGATCCAGGTTGGATATTCCCAGATTCACAAGATCCTGATAGACATAGCTACCTCCGGAGATCCTGGTTAAAGTCTCGTTCACCATGGCCGCTTCGGTCTGTATGTCGAACTCGGAACCTCCGAGGTCCTCGGAAATGCAGCCGTTGGATTTCCAAAAAAACGCCGACACTCGAGACCTCCTCACACACAATCACTCCTTTTCCTTACGTTAACTCATCTCGCCACGCCTCCGGCGGCATCGACGTATCGCAACACAACCGCCGCAGCAAGAGCCGCACGGGCCATCACCCGCTCCGCCAAGCCACCTGTCTTGAAAATCTGTAGAAAAAGCCTCTGTCTTTTCCAGGGAACGAGAAGAGGCATAGGGCCGAAAAAAGCGTCCTCCGCTAGATGGAGAAGACAGCCGACCAACCACCAGAAGAGAAAAAAAGCGGTCGTAGCTGTTATCGACTTGGGCCCTACCGGAACGTAAAGATCGCCTCCGATTCTCTCGATCAAGCCGGGAAAGGGATTGGCCTCCAGGTATTTTCCGGTGAGCCAAGCCAGGGCCAGATAGGGAGGAAACCAATGACTCCACTTACGATGATACTTCATCCATCTCCTGCCACAAACTATCCTCTCGATCGAATCGGGAAAAATCGCTCCGGCCGATGCCACCGACGCCGGGAGAACCCTTCCGGTGGCGCCGTAGACGAGGGCAAAGGACATTATGGCGTGGCTGGCTCCCAGCATGGGGACACCTCCCTTCTAAGTTAATGTATCAAAAAAGTATACCATGATCGACCTTCCATGTCGCCTTGACTAATATCCTAGGCCCTACTATAGTTGCTTAAGCAACCTTTGTCCTCCTACAGGGAAGGGGAGAGTTAGATGGCAAAAGTTCCTAAGGGGAAAAAGGCGGAAATGATGGGAACCTATCCGGTCGGAGCGATGCTCTGGAAACTGTCTCTTCCTACTATAACGGGGATGGTCGTCCAGGCATCGTACAACATGGTGGACGCGGCCTTCATAGGAAAAGGAGTAGGGACCCTGGCCCTCGGAGGAACCACCATATGCCTTCCATTTCAGATGTTGATGGGCGCCATGGGGGGAGCTATAGGCATGGGAGGAGCGTCTCTGGTCTCCAGGGCTCTGGGACGACGTGACAGGGAGCTTGCCTCCCGAGCTCTGGGAAACGTGGTGGCCTTGGCCCTTATCCTAGGCATAGCAGCTACCCTGCTGGGCAAGGCATCCGCCGAGGGCATGGTGACCCTGTTCGGAGCCAGCGAGGAGATCAAGCCCTATGCCTTGGAATACCTGGGGATAATACTTCTGGGCTGTCCCTTGACCCTGCTGGCTATGTCGTCCAACGCGGTGGTCCGGTCCGAGGGGAACGCCAACGTAGCCATGTTATCCATGGTCATATCCGGTCTGACCAACGTTTTTCTGGACTGGCTGTTCATCTTCCACTTCCATATGGGGGTAGCCGGAGCCGCATGGGGAACGCTACTTTCCAAACTCTTGGTGGTGATATGGCTGATCTCCCACTTCACCGTCTCCCCTCACAAGGTGATAAAACTCTCTCCGAGGAGATTGAGAGTCGACAGGGATATAGTCTCCGAGATTTCCTCCATAGGGATCTCGGCTTTCGTCAGGATGGCCGGAACCAGTCTGGTCATGGCGTCGGTCAACAACGCCATGGGAATATACGGCGGCCCCTACTACGTCGCGGCCTACGGTGTGACCAACAGGGTCATGTCCATAGTCTACATGGCGGTCAACGGGGTCGCCCTGGGAATGCAGCCTCTGGCGGGATACAACTACGGTGCGGGGCTGTTCGACCGGGTACGGTCCTCCATAAAGCTGTCCATCATATGGGGAACCGGAGGTTGCGTGTTCTTCTTTCTGCTGCTCTTCTTCCTGCCCGAGAGGGTGTTCTCCCTTTTCACCAACGACCCCGATCTCATAGCCGCCGGGGTAGCCTCTCTGCCTACCATAGTGGCAGGCACGAGCCTCGTGGCGATACACAGGATAGGGGCCACAGCATTTCAGGCTCTGGGCAAGGGGAAACCGGCCTTCTGGCTTTCCATGACCAGACACGTACTGGTTTTTCTGCCCCTTTTGGCGACCCTTCCTCGGTTCATGGGACTGACCGGAGTGCTTCTGTCCTTTCCCCTGGCCGACGCTATAGCGGCTGGCATAACCCTGCTCCCTCTGAGCAAGGAGATGGGGCAGCTTAAAAAGGAGGCTCTGTCTACCTCATGAAGAACCCTATGGGACGGTGGATCTCCATAATCCACAGGCTCTCCCATTCCTACATGTCGACGGCCATATCGCCGGAGGAAATAGGCTGCGGCGAGTTCGGGGCGCTGTTCTGCCTGAACTCGATGGACCAAGACCTCCCCTCTCAGGAGGAACTGCGGGAGAAACTGGAGATGGACAAGGGAGCACTGGCCAGGACTCTGGCCGGGATGGAGGACAAGGGACTGATAACCAGAGAGAGGGATCGATCGGATCGAAGGATACTCCGTCTGGGGCTGACCTCCAAGGGTAAGTCTCTGGTGGAAAAGAAGATCTCCGCCATGGATCGGTGGAACGAGGCCATATCGGAGGGAATAGACGAAGGGGATCTGGAGACGACGGCGAGGACCATGGAGAGAATGGCCAAAAACGCCGTGGCTTTCAGGGAAAGAGGATGGAAGAAAAAGACGGAAGGGGAGATTTCCGAATGAAATACCGTAAGATGCCAAAAACAGGCGACGAACTGTCCGCTCTGGGATTCGGCTGTATGAGGCTCCCTATGGGAGAAGACGGGAAAGTGGACACCGACGAGGCGGTCAAAGTTATCCGACGGGGAATCGACGGCGGGATAAATTACGTGGATACCGCCTGGCCCTATCACGACGGCGACGGAGAGCTGTATCTGGCCAAAGCGCTGAAAGACGGCTACAGGGAGAAGGTCTTCCTGGCCACCAAGCTCCCGGTCTGGCTGGCGGAGAAGCCTGAGGACATGGACGACTTTCTGGACCGCCAGCTGGAGAGGCTGGAGACGGACCATATAGACTACTACCTTGTCCACGCCCTGAACGAGGCGAGGTGGAGACACGCCGAATCGCTTAAGGTAGGGGGATTTCTGGACCGAGCCAAAAGAGCGGGCAAGATCAAGAACGCCGGTTTCTCATTCCACGACGGCCCGGACCTGTTCGACGCCATACTGAACGCCTACGACTGGGACTTCTGCCAGATACAGTACAACTTCATAGACCGCAACTACCAGGCGGGAAAAAAAGGGCTTAAGGCCGCCGCGGAAAAGGGGCTCGGGGTGATAGTTATGGAACCCCTCAGAGGAGGGGCCCTGGTCAGGACAGTACCGGAAGACGTGGATAAGATATGGCGGGAGAACGCCCCCGGCAGATCTCCCGCCCAGTGGGGACTTCGGTGGCTGTGGGATCAACCGGAGGTATCGGTGGTGCTAAGCGGGATGAGCTCCATGGAGCAGGTCGAGGACAACCTCGAGGCCGCCGAACAGGGCTACCCCGAAAACCTCACCGAGACGGAGAGGGCCGCGGTGGACAAAGCGGCTCGGATATATATGGACCGCATGGCAGTGGACTGCACCGGATGCCGCTACTGCATGCCCTGCCCCGCCGGGGTGAAGATCCCCGAATGCTTCGCCCAATACAACAAGGTAACCATGCTGGACGACCTGGCGGGAGCGAAACAGTTCTACGGCGTGTTCACCAAGGACGGAGGCAAGGCATCCCAGTGCGTGGAGTGCGGAAAGTGCGAGACCGCCTGCCCTCAGAACATCCAGATACGAAAGGGCCTCAAGGAGGTGGCCCGGCTTCTGGAAAAGGAAAACTAGAGCGATAGGAGATCGAATAGGCCGTATCGGTTCGAACCGATACGGCCTATTCGCTTTTTCATCTCTTGTCGAATCCCCTGGGGGGAGTTCCCATGTTCTCCGGGGAGAACCAGTCGGGAAGGTCGATCGGGGTCATCACAGGATCGGGAACCACCGACTGTCTGAAACATTTTCCATCCAGATCGGCGAACCACCGGACACCCTTAGCCCTGGGACCGGGGGGGTAGAACTCTCTATAGCCTTTTTTATCGACCAGCGCCCATCTTCCCCACGACATGGAATCGCCTCCGGGTTTGCCGGGCGCCTCTCCTATCCCGTCGGCGGAGAACCAGTCGGGCCTGGGGATGGCCTCCAAAGACGCGTCGGGGACCACCGCAGTGAGGAAACAGTTTTTCTCGGGATCGGAGAAAAAACGCACCCCCTTAACCGGCACGGGAGAGAAGAACTCCCTATAGCTATCGCCATCCAGAAAGACCCAGTTTCCCCACGACATAGAGGGAGACTCGACCGCCTCCGACCGGACCACCAAGGCACAAAGGACCAAAGCCGCGCATATCGTCCAGATATTTCTCACTCTATCACCTCCATCTCAACCACTATAGCACAGGACCGGAGCTTGTTAACCGCTCCGGTCCCGGCCTGGCTCTAATCGGAGCCCTCGAGCTCCTTTCTTATATCGTCCAGATAGGCCTGGCTCTCGTCGCTCAACTCTATGCCCTTCGGCTCGTCCTTATTCAGAGCCCGAGTCTGCACCGGGCCGTACTCCGACATGGGAGCCCAGCCTCCTCCGAGGGCCTTGAAGATCCTCACCAGGTTCGACAGCATCTCGCCTTCGCTGACGGCCAGCTGTTCCTCCAGATCCAGCAACGCCCTCTGAGCTATTATGACGTTGTTGAAGTCGGTTAGGCCGTTCACGTACTGGTCCTCCGCCACTGCCATGGCGGAGGCGGCGGACTTGACTCCTCTGCCCAGGGACTCGTTTCTGAGCCTCTCCTGGGTCTCGGCGGTGAGGGCGTTTCGCACCTCGGCCACAGCGTTCAATACGGTCTGCTCGTAGTTTGCCAGGGCCTGTCTCTGTTTCTCGGTCTGCACCTTTATGTTCTTCCTGATAGCACCACCGTGGAAGATAGGCCAGGATATCTTGGGGCCTATGGAATACACCCCTCCGTCCGACACGGAAAGCCCTCCGGCGGAGCTGTAGGACTCCAGTCCTATGGAGCCGAACAGGCTGAACTTCGGCAGGAAGTCCTTCTTGGAAGCGTCCTTTCTGGCTATCTGTGCGGCCAGCTGTCTCTCCGCCATGTAGATATCCGGACGCTGACGGACAAAATCGGCGGGAATTCCAACGAGATCTATCTTCTCGGGATCGGGGAGTTTTTCGTAGTCGAAAAGCTCCTCCGCCAGACTCCCGGGGACCTGGCCAACTAATATGGCCAGCCTGTTCATGGCCTCCTCTATCCCGGTCTTTATGGGAGGGATGGACGACCGGGTCTGCTCCATGGTGTACTTGGCCTGGTTCAGAGCCAGCTCGTCGGCCAATCCCGAATCGTACTGCGACTGCAGCAGCTCCAATGTGGCGTTCTGAAGCCCCAGGTTTTTCTCCGCCACCATGAGTCTTTTCTGAAGGGTCCTCAAGGATATGTAGTTGAGGGCCACCTCGGAGGAAAGACTCACCCATGCGTTGTGCAGAGCCCCGTATCTGGCCTGAAGGTCCGCGGCGCTGGCCTTTATCTTAAGGGCCTGACCGCCGAAGAGATCTATCTCCCATGACGCGTCGATACCCAGTTTGTAGAGGTCTATGGGCCCTACCTGAGATCCGGTCAAGCTGGCGTTCTCTCCGGTCTTCATGTTGGTGAAGGATCCGGCGCTGTCCAGCCAGGGCAGAAGGGCGGCCTTGCTTATTCCCAGAGCGGCTCTCGCCTCGGCGAAGCTGGAACGTGCCGAGACCATGTCCCTGT
Encoded here:
- a CDS encoding MFS transporter, with translation MTVFWRCFLAAYFIQAMLAAGFLFPVVLSAEGYSMTAIGWAMALLNLTAIASRPLGGWATEKKGFKGCLMLSGALSLIATAALWLIPGLPGALTFRIVLGTVGGIAMVAVSTLQGLVIPEKQRGRLFAIMGIAYVIPQLTVIPAGEWLLDGGRTWLYLMLPMLLTLSASAVSRGLPAPEDLRDELDRSEPWGSWRDCLSTPGTLAMIITLTSFSMMNSTTLQYLPLAIRGKGLSASLFFTVNAGTCVILRSFGTSIADRVPRPVLGTVCITIMASALTAALRASSQTGLALCAVAYGIGMGYGFPVMIALIPDVYPPRLMPKGSSMGMLAMDLGFALSPLAIGVISASFGLERAMLSMAWAQYAIAPAGLLMWRGALGKKAIDL
- a CDS encoding DUF3311 domain-containing protein yields the protein MHLTRGERKVIWCFALILLGYIPPVLSLVNRVEPVILGLPFLLFYSLVMVLFTSGLMGYAYKVRAREDGEEE
- a CDS encoding sodium:solute symporter family protein, which produces MTVAVSIIFGWLIITTIVGVIAGRNQAFSMENYFVGGRSFGTFLFYTTAAAEIYSAFAFLGLAGWSYSKGMSIVYAMIYSSIAYGLYFFIGPRINRLGSRLHYVSQPDYIEDRYESRWLGVFVAVIGVIFTIPYLQLQIMGAGMIVQLASGGAISWKIAVVISFIAAVIFVYVSGLRGIGWTNFLQAIIMLFGMVGIGFVFPHRFFGGTAKVWEILQEIKPTHLSLPDSSGLGIFWVFSVAFICGLGFWMWPHIFTATYAAKSEKVVRKNAVILPLYSLTMIPIIVVGFTCAAKAGIDPAFAETITKPDHAMLIALVKNFPPVLAGFIGAGGLAASISTSSGLILTASNLLARNVIQKGFAPDMPDMKVAKLGRAFVPVLTILAVLLAIFAPSMLVSLLLVGYSGVTQFFPAVVLGLFAKWQTKTGIVLGLLAGLATVIAIKFMGVPSPMGLHEGFVGLIVNFIVVIAVSTVTPKLSTKTLERFESTLS
- a CDS encoding M20 metallopeptidase family protein — its product is MLDNIKKKAKEIKGDIAAWRHHFHSHPELSYQETETAARIASILRDMGYDDVKVGCKGRDICVVADLDTGRPGRCIALRADIDALAVQEERDVPYRSKNDGVMHACGHDAHASMLLGAAKILKDIEPELKGKVRLIFQHAEERGGGARELVEEGVLDGVDAVFGQHIWSPVPSGSISYCYGPTMASADQFELRIQGKGGHGSMPHLSIDPVVAACSVVSAWQTIVSREVDPLDAAVISVGEIKSGSVFNAIPDSATIKGTTRTFDPAVRELLAKRMEETAVAICSGLRCQAEFEYKFMLPPTITDPEFTRFAVEVAKKVLGEDKVVEARPTMGAEDFSYYLQERPGTFMFLGTGNEDKDMTYPQHHPKYCVDDDVLDLGAAMSASIAWSYLKEGE
- a CDS encoding S8 family serine peptidase: MFKKTLFYLFLAISLSIGISSLACASLSGRNYVEGEALVVLKGTVGTSASHSSAFKTKLFSQAESLKSAVGAESAKVFSSIAAEAGKNVIHVKAAGKTTEELLAKLRELPEVLDASPNYIVRASAIPSDPYYTSGDLWGMDHIKAPEAWDICSGDKSVVVAVIDTGVDYNHVDLAENIGKDLDGRWGYDAIDGDYFPMDGNGHGSHVAGTIGAVGSNDIGVVGVNWAVTLLPVRVLNEGGEGTGDQILAGLDYVVAQKNRGLNIKVANMSLGGWGFPIYNPDSNAYALSYKAVSDAGIVLVVAAGNEYQDIDSPNGFENRDGDWIDLRGQRPYPACFQFDNMITVAAIASDDVKADFSNYSPNFVHLAAPGVKIWSTVPGNSYDVYGGTSMATPHVAGAAALLAAHAPGLSAGEIKSRILANVTANSKVSGKVSTGGNLNLLDVLRGAKAVVPVASVVIPSAQKSLSLKEGGSVTLSVTVGPSNATNSMVAWSSNDPNVATVSGKGVVTAVKAGTATIYAKSNDGSSVSDSATVSVTSSFFDEGIGGGCAVGFAPAAAMLVLPLMLFKFRR
- a CDS encoding protease inhibitor I42 family protein, with amino-acid sequence MRFRSEWLFAFVVLFLGCLFLAFPQSLWARSHVSLSGVVRDVCGRPMTGAPGHEIWLFRALEEGRSVILLDYSRSWEVDRAPERVAILVTVSEKRF
- a CDS encoding Synerg-CTERM sorting domain-containing protein, with product MSAFFWKSNGCISEDLGGSEFDIQTEAAMVNETLTRISGGSYVYQDLVNLGISNLDPSKWNEYKSRIDGLSSPTVGDIQDVVTSVNEGGASGGSSGGGCSVGYAPAWFLLGLPLLSFLR
- a CDS encoding metal-dependent hydrolase, which produces MLGASHAIMSFALVYGATGRVLPASVASAGAIFPDSIERIVCGRRWMKYHRKWSHWFPPYLALAWLTGKYLEANPFPGLIERIGGDLYVPVGPKSITATTAFFLFWWLVGCLLHLAEDAFFGPMPLLVPWKRQRLFLQIFKTGGLAERVMARAALAAAVVLRYVDAAGGVAR